A region of the Yarrowia lipolytica chromosome 1C, complete sequence genome:
ACCGTTTAAACATTACAGACCATACAATGTAGTTCACGCAGTTGCGTGGCTGCTTTTTCTAAAATATGCACGTGTGTACCAACGGTTGACCGAGCGTAAAAAGCAAGAGCCATAGATCCAGTCTTTCATATCTGCATCAATAAACGCAATAACAGTGCGTCACCAGTAGTGTTACGCACAGTATTGTGCCCGTAGGAAGTGTAGTCGAACCGCATGCAGTAATGCATCCATGCGTGCACCTGCACCTGCAGTGCACAGACATGCATCAGCGCCGTGCAGATGGCATGGCATATGGCTCTCTGTTataatactgtacaatggTTCAAATCAGTGACGAGATCAAAGTTGAAGAATTGCTTTTACCGACCCCCGGGTTTTGTGGTTCTAATCTTAGAGCTGAGTTAGTCCCACGGTAGCTTTGGCGAGGCCCATAACCCGATCTTTatcatacaagtagagttCTCCACTCTTATATATGGTCAATTTCTATGCCTTAAATCTGCTTTCGGAGCGTATTCGAGACTTGTTCCGAGGCTCACCTGGTGCTGCATTTTTTGGGTGCTATTTTTACCTCGGATATGTGGCTTGTCGTTGTGTGGAGATGTTCGGATCAACACCAAAGAGAGCTCCGAGCTACGGAAAAAACAGGGAGAAAAAGAACCGTGACCAGTTATGAAGTTCCAATGTCTCACTATTGGCGGATTGTCTTTCAAAACAAGCTGAAATTGGATTACAGTGGGCCGTGAAAAATTATCGACTATAGTTGGTTGCAAAACGGTGGCATTGCTTCTGGTGTCTCATTCCGCGTAAGTTAACAAACAAGAAAATCCAAACTCCAACCTCCGGGTCCATCATGTACACAATTCAGCTGCCAACTCAATACTCAATTACTCATTATTAGAAATGGCGCAAGTATACGTGAGTCGTGCGGAGTGCTGTATGTACGGTCCAGTAGCCCTACCGTAGTTGGTCGAGACTATTTTAGTTGAGAGTGTTACTTGGTACCAGGAAGTAGTCAACAATATAATGATTGATAGTGAGCTAAATTACTTGGTATAATACTTGACGTTACTTGAGCGGATATGAGTGTAAAGGAGGGATAGGAGCATCCGAGAGGATAAGGGAATACCTAAAGCTGCAGTATTTGTTCCCTAATGCTACCCAGAATCTGGGTTTTGACGAAAATATCTTCGTATCCCAGATTCCTTCTGTTTTCAGTTCTACTGTTAAGTAATGTTAGTTGATAACTACACACCAATATCAGTTACTTGAGTGAGACCACTGACTTGATAATAAAAACAGTCTAGATTCTTTACCAATCCATCAATTACCCATATCGCCAAGTGATTGGCCCCATACATTCTCAATCCATGAAATCTCATTTGTAGCCTGAATCCATGAAAATCCAAAGATCTCAGATTCGACCCAGAAGGACCAAAGAAGTCGATTATTACATTATTTCAACCACAATAAAACCATGTAAGAAGTCCATTTAACGAAAACTTGTCTCCATGTGGCTCAATCGGATTACACCCTTCGAACCATGTTGGTTTGAATAGCTACTTTTTGGTTGAAGTCGAAGGGTTTGAGGATGTAGGGCGAATAGGTTCCTTTGCGCTTTCTGGCACTCATATTTGTGCAATAAAATACGTCTTTTCCTCTCTTGTCGTTATGGTGCACCTCTAGTATCGTACTGTTGTACATTTTCACATCCATACTGTCTTTACACTAACTAAAACCCCACCGTGTACACGCAAACACCGCTAGCAACGCTCTATACCAATCAACCATCTCTAATTATGCTACATACATCTATTATAGTCCTTTTTCCGTTAGTTAAACCTCCATCTGCTCATCCACAATAGGTCGAGACTCGCCAGAAATCAATTCTCGTCGAATTTCAGGTGTAATCTTGGGATGGTTTTTGACCTTGATGACATCCAGAAGAGCGTCTCGCTGATCCTCCGTGATATCACTCTTGTATCGCTGGGCAAAGACCAGAAGGGACTGATGCCAGATGACGGGGAGAGCCTCTTCAACGTGAGCGAAACGCATGAAATGGAAGACCACGGCGTCAACGACTCGGTAGGGCAGAGCGTACTTCTTGTCGAGCAGCACCTTGATGAACAGAGAAGTGGGGCCGGAATAAGGCATCTCAGCCAGTCTcatgagagcagcagcagaatgcAAAGTGGGGATAGAGACCTTGGACAGAATGGAGCTGACAATgatggcctccttgagtGTGCATTGCTCAGCCAAAGGGAACAGGAAACCCTTGAAGAAGGCAGAAGGCTTATACAGAGCCTTCTTCAGGGATCGATAAACGTGGTAGTTTagggtcttcttctcttcaatctcctccttgaatcgctccagcagcacaaTCTGGATGAACTTCTGGGCCTCCTTAGCCTGCTGGttggacacaaacatcTTTGTTCCTTCGTAGATTGCGTTGGGAGACCAGCTAGCAGGATCGGTCACGTACAGAACATCCTGCCAGTTTCGCAGCGTAGGCACAATCTTGAATGCCTTGGGCAGCTTTCCAGACTTGTATCGGCTCAGAAGCTCTCCGACCTTCTCGTAGACTGCAATGACCTTGGGTGGAAGCATGACTCCCTCTCCCTCCAAACCCTGGGAGGTTCCAGGGGCCTCTCCAGTTCGCTCAAactgctcctcctcttccttctctcgaaTCTTGGCCATGATCTTATCGGCCAGAGAAACAGGCTCGTCCTCATTGAAGTACTTCGCGTACAGAGCAGCATCCTCAGGGGTCATAAACTCCTGTTGCACAtcctcgtactcctcgtactcctcctcatcctcctcctcgtcttcgtcctcGAATTCCACATCGTCATCCTCGGGAAACTCCTCGCctcgctcctcctcatccagCTCTCGCTGCTGATCCCGTGCCATCTGCAGAATTCGTCGCGAAGTGGCCGAATCAATAAAATCCTCCTCTGCAGCAtcggtcttcttggtgtTTCGGGAAGTCTTCTGCTTGGCGGATTCTCGAAGAAGTCCGCTGCCCTGGCTCATGTCGACATGAAGCGGGCTGTGTCGCACCTTGGCGTCTTTAGTATCAGCTTTTCCCATGGTTGTGCGGTGCGTGGTGTTGGTGATATGGTGGGATTAAAAAATATGCCAAACCGTATGCAGCATGCACAATTTTTTAACGTTCCAAAATAAggttgtcacgtgacacaaaTCGAGGGGACTAAAATTTGGTGAAACGAGATTATATTCGTTTTGATCGGATTTTTGCAGAGAGAACGTTGGTGCGAATGGTATGAGAATTTTATGTATTCGCCACTATTCCGAGATTCAGAGTAACTATAGGGTTAGGATATAATCTTATTTATCAGTCCATAATGCCAGACGACGACAACCTGGAACTGATTATA
Encoded here:
- a CDS encoding uncharacterized protein (Compare to YALI0C04213g, similar to Saccharomyces cerevisiae ENP1 (YBR247C); ancestral locus Anc_6.165, similar to uniprot|P38333 Saccharomyces cerevisiae YBR247c ENP1 effects N-glycosylation), whose product is MGKADTKDAKVRHSPLHVDMSQGSGLLRESAKQKTSRNTKKTDAAEEDFIDSATSRRILQMARDQQRELDEEERGEEFPEDDDVEFEDEDEEEDEEEYEEYEDVQQEFMTPEDAALYAKYFNEDEPVSLADKIMAKIREKEEEEQFERTGEAPGTSQGLEGEGVMLPPKVIAVYEKVGELLSRYKSGKLPKAFKIVPTLRNWQDVLYVTDPASWSPNAIYEGTKMFVSNQQAKEAQKFIQIVLLERFKEEIEEKKTLNYHVYRSLKKALYKPSAFFKGFLFPLAEQCTLKEAIIVSSILSKVSIPTLHSAAALMRLAEMPYSGPTSLFIKVLLDKKYALPYRVVDAVVFHFMRFAHVEEALPVIWHQSLLVFAQRYKSDITEDQRDALLDVIKVKNHPKITPEIRRELISGESRPIVDEQMEV